A region of Lycium barbarum isolate Lr01 chromosome 3, ASM1917538v2, whole genome shotgun sequence DNA encodes the following proteins:
- the LOC132630806 gene encoding uncharacterized protein LOC132630806: MAKSPRAASFSKEWKQNLEIVRSYLVKAQKRMKRHADKNRRFVEYQVGDKVMVKIPKRYLFTGVHDPRLSIERRIGKVAYRVDTLAWWKIHHVFHVNLLKPFREDTKHPTRSQLIIPSIRGPQATGKRAVEAILNDRVIHASRKDHQEFLVKWLRCDVEENTWERGTSLTAYKYLIDEYLASKVPRTSPTQVGENVMGGSPAMPLDPLDAPHGAMESLSMPSAMDGPVVSDAPSDKVASAYVTPSMSLARTPMLAVPQRVPNAQSQCSRSTVPAPSASVRAHDSATTEGAHRPALVRSLLL; this comes from the coding sequence ATGGCAAAATCTCCACGAGCAGCTAGCTTCTCGAAAGAATGGAAGCAGAATTTAGAGATAGTGCGGAGCTATCTGGTGAAGGCACAAAAGCGGATGAAGAGACATGCAGATAAAAATCGTCGCTTTGTGGAATATCAGGTTGGGGACAAGGTGATGGTGAAGATCCCAAAGAGATACCTATTTACAGGGGTCCATGACCCCCGCCTGTCCATTGAGCGGCGCATTGGAAAGGTAGCATACCGGGTGGATACCCTAGCTTGGTGGAAGATTCATCATGTGTTCCATGTCAATCTTTTAAAGCCTTTTCGAGAAGACACAAAACACCCTACACGAAGCCAGCTCATAATACCCAGCATTCGAGGCCCACAAGCAACTGGGAAAAGGGCAGTAGAAGCTATCCTCAACGATCGAGTCATACatgcctcaagaaaagatcaccaaGAGTTCCTGGTGAAATGGCTCAGATGTGATGTAGAAGAGAATACGTGGGAGAGGGGCACCAGCCTCACAGCCTACAAGTACCTGATCGATGAATATCTTGCAAGCAAGGTGCCGAGGACGTCTCCAACTCAGGTGGGGGAGAATGTCATGGGCGGCTCTCCAGCCATGCCCCTTGACCCCTTAGATGCGCCCCATGGCGCCATGGAAAGCCTCTCAATGCCTAGCGCCATGGACGGCCCCGTGGTCTCGGACgccccaagtgacaaggttgcttctgccTATGTCACCCCATCAATGTCCCTCGCTCGCACCCCTATGCTGGCCGTGCCCCAACGCGTGCCCAACGCCCAGTCACAGTGCAGCCGTTCTACAGTGCCAGCGCCCAGTGCCAGTGTGCGCGCGCACGACAGTGCCACGACCGAGGGTGCACATAgacctgctctagttaggtctcttttgttgtaa